In a single window of the Pseudodesulfovibrio profundus genome:
- a CDS encoding 7-cyano-7-deazaguanine synthase, translating to MTTTTTKLFFTGGWDSTFRLLELLVAEKRPVQPIYVIDPDRWSLREEQKAMADIKTTVVERFPEAANLLKPTMIIDKTDLKPDPAFKACEQKLLETNIFGSQYEWLGRAAKQFGLEGAEVCVEYSEIKVAGCYVTINPLVEQIEDGSYYFAEEHKNTLEYQFFGMYSFPVMRTSKAEMMEKAEKYGFLDILEMSWFCHKPNFLGQACGMCNPCKDAMTMEMTHRVPPFGRFCYHLKRNLNPRTHLQHFPKVYDYLRTLKRKLKG from the coding sequence ATGACAACGACTACGACCAAGCTTTTCTTCACGGGTGGATGGGATTCAACTTTCAGGCTGCTGGAATTGCTGGTCGCTGAAAAACGGCCGGTTCAGCCTATATATGTTATTGATCCCGACCGGTGGTCGCTCCGAGAAGAACAAAAGGCCATGGCCGACATCAAAACAACAGTGGTCGAACGCTTCCCTGAAGCCGCCAACCTTCTCAAGCCGACAATGATCATCGACAAGACCGACCTCAAACCGGATCCTGCATTCAAGGCATGCGAACAGAAACTTCTGGAAACCAACATTTTCGGTTCACAATATGAATGGCTGGGGCGGGCGGCCAAGCAATTCGGACTGGAGGGTGCGGAAGTATGCGTTGAGTATTCCGAGATCAAAGTCGCCGGGTGTTATGTCACCATCAACCCGCTAGTCGAACAGATTGAAGATGGTTCCTACTACTTTGCCGAAGAACATAAGAACACGCTCGAATACCAGTTTTTCGGGATGTACTCCTTTCCGGTCATGCGCACGAGCAAGGCCGAAATGATGGAAAAAGCCGAAAAGTATGGATTTCTGGATATCCTTGAAATGTCATGGTTTTGCCACAAGCCGAATTTTTTGGGACAGGCGTGCGGCATGTGCAATCCGTGCAAGGATGCCATGACCATGGAAATGACCCACAGAGTGCCGCCCTTCGGACGGTTCTGCTACCATCTGAAAAGGAATCTGAACCCCAGAACCCACTTGCAGCATTTTCCCAAAGTGTACGACTATCTACGCACACTCAAGCGAAAGCTGAAAGGATAA
- the torT gene encoding TMAO reductase system periplasmic protein TorT: MITALAVVLLDLNGRASSNPEDEWWPIQVKSYYGEYVIDSKQPGQAAKSLSRPRLEEWVPPPQAPKDYVLGVSFPHLKDPYWVSVNYGIIREAQRMGVGLKLLQAGGYDELENQIDQVRQLADSGVDGIILGAVSYLGLDALVNEMKARNIPVVEVINDIQAPDIAAKAMVSFYEMGFYAGEYFSEHADRAGMDTVTVAFFPGPFCSGWAPDSLQGFQEALQYHPGTVDIVDVRWGDTGLDVQRRLVEEVLTDHGPVDYIIGNAVAAEAAAHYLRETAQDGRTHVISTYLIPPLYDMIKSGRVAGAPSDLTVFQGRMAVDMMIRILEGEEAGKDFPFRSGPFIPMVTPDNIDSYPYEGLFGPRGFKPFFSLPKG, translated from the coding sequence GTGATCACTGCTCTCGCAGTGGTCTTGCTGGACTTGAATGGTCGTGCATCTTCTAATCCAGAGGATGAATGGTGGCCCATTCAGGTGAAAAGCTATTATGGTGAATACGTCATTGACAGCAAACAGCCGGGACAAGCTGCCAAAAGTTTGAGCAGACCACGCCTCGAAGAGTGGGTTCCTCCCCCTCAAGCGCCCAAGGATTATGTACTTGGTGTGAGTTTTCCTCATTTGAAAGACCCTTATTGGGTGTCGGTCAACTACGGGATCATCCGGGAAGCGCAACGGATGGGAGTCGGCCTCAAGTTACTGCAGGCCGGTGGATACGATGAGCTTGAGAACCAGATTGATCAGGTCCGGCAACTGGCTGACAGTGGTGTGGATGGGATCATTCTGGGGGCTGTCAGCTATCTGGGGCTGGATGCGTTGGTCAATGAGATGAAGGCCCGTAACATTCCGGTCGTGGAAGTGATCAACGACATTCAGGCACCGGACATCGCGGCAAAAGCCATGGTTTCATTTTACGAAATGGGTTTTTATGCCGGTGAATATTTCTCCGAGCATGCAGACCGGGCCGGTATGGATACAGTGACTGTCGCCTTTTTCCCGGGACCGTTCTGCTCCGGATGGGCGCCGGACTCGTTGCAGGGATTTCAGGAAGCGTTGCAGTACCATCCCGGTACCGTCGATATTGTTGATGTTCGTTGGGGCGATACCGGATTAGACGTGCAGCGGCGATTGGTTGAAGAGGTGCTGACCGACCATGGCCCTGTTGATTACATCATTGGCAATGCCGTGGCTGCGGAAGCTGCTGCCCACTATCTGCGGGAAACCGCGCAGGATGGCCGGACACATGTCATCTCCACCTATCTTATTCCCCCCTTGTACGATATGATCAAAAGCGGTCGGGTGGCGGGAGCGCCTTCGGACCTGACGGTGTTTCAGGGGAGAATGGCCGTTGATATGATGATTCGCATCCTGGAGGGCGAAGAGGCGGGAAAGGATTTTCCATTTCGCTCCGGGCCTTTCATACCTATGGTTACGCCAGACAATATCGACAGTTATCCCTACGAGGGACTGTTCGGTCCTCGCGGATTCAAACCGTTTTTTTCCCTGCCGAAAGGGTAG
- a CDS encoding ABC transporter permease — protein sequence MRHRLFFGLIAFTSLIPLVVLILYVMAPRWKFPDVIPSEFNLHAIQYLWTQRGPLVGHLLSSLGYSLLTAILTFLLCIGPAHLFARRRFRGKHLLEGILLAPALVPAMTFSMGVHYIFIKVGLADTFIGIVLVLTVFSYPYMLRALTAGYQAFGKEYEQCAHNLGAGPLQRLWSVELPLLIPSAIAGGSVVFLVAFSEYFLVFLIGGGAVDSFTGHLFPYLTSSDRSTGSMMTLIFLCIPILLFFLMEMIISVIYRKRGMY from the coding sequence ATGAGGCATCGTCTGTTTTTCGGACTCATAGCCTTCACTTCCCTGATCCCGCTGGTGGTTCTCATCCTCTATGTCATGGCGCCGAGGTGGAAATTTCCCGATGTCATCCCTTCGGAGTTCAACCTGCACGCCATCCAGTACCTGTGGACGCAAAGAGGGCCGCTGGTCGGGCACCTGCTCTCCTCTCTGGGCTACTCGCTCCTCACGGCGATTCTCACATTTCTCCTCTGTATCGGCCCTGCACACCTGTTCGCCCGAAGACGGTTCAGGGGCAAACACCTGCTGGAAGGTATCCTGCTCGCTCCCGCCCTTGTTCCGGCCATGACATTTTCCATGGGGGTGCATTACATTTTCATCAAGGTGGGATTGGCGGACACCTTCATCGGCATCGTGCTTGTACTGACGGTGTTCAGCTACCCGTATATGCTACGAGCGCTCACGGCAGGCTATCAGGCATTTGGAAAAGAGTATGAACAATGCGCCCACAATCTTGGCGCGGGACCGCTGCAAAGGCTGTGGAGCGTTGAACTGCCCCTGCTGATTCCATCTGCCATTGCGGGCGGTTCGGTTGTCTTTCTGGTGGCGTTCTCGGAGTATTTCCTGGTCTTTCTCATCGGGGGCGGGGCGGTCGATTCATTCACGGGACACCTGTTTCCCTATCTGACCTCATCAGACAGGAGCACAGGATCAATGATGACCCTCATTTTTCTCTGCATCCCGATCCTGCTGTTCTTTCTGATGGAAATGATCATCTCCGTCATCTATCGCAAACGCGGCATGTACTAA
- a CDS encoding ATP-binding protein: MATRLLGGTNSDAGLHLKKTDQWSKGWGEAHFIIDYEGHMLMHPHLQDKHYSEYGDPRLSQVAEQIVEKKNGQINYLWQNPGDPGLRKKIAYFQDIPELGWIVASSSLYEDFEGPLDSITLVFVVALTILIILILPLSIWISSQITKPLEELQSDFAKAASGDFSVRMKQHSRDEIGLLAGYFNWFMQKLTEYSDDLRTEIAVRKEAERKLIAMDENKTLFLASASHELRTPLTSIIGFLKLMDRNFNVRFRPRLEEHVETREKSVQFAENLEVVRNEADRLGVLVNDLLDLSKIESGRMEWRDSHEDVRDILDRAARSVVIYTEQNRDVEFILERPTSEAFVRVDADRIHQVLINLLNNAFKYTHEGTVTLRGQVTADAIQFSVCDTGRGIPEADQDRIFDVFYQVDDVNQRSSQIFGTGLGLAISRNIVQHYNGSLSVTSTPGKGSCFRFSLQRVY; the protein is encoded by the coding sequence ATGGCGACCCGCCTCCTCGGAGGCACAAACTCGGACGCCGGGCTCCACCTTAAAAAGACCGATCAGTGGTCCAAAGGATGGGGGGAGGCGCACTTCATCATTGATTATGAGGGGCATATGCTCATGCACCCTCATTTGCAGGACAAACATTACAGCGAATACGGTGATCCCCGGTTGAGCCAGGTGGCAGAACAGATTGTTGAGAAGAAGAATGGGCAGATCAATTACTTGTGGCAGAATCCGGGTGATCCGGGGTTACGAAAAAAAATCGCCTACTTTCAGGATATACCCGAGCTTGGTTGGATTGTGGCATCGTCGAGCCTGTATGAAGATTTTGAGGGACCTCTGGATTCGATAACACTGGTCTTTGTTGTGGCCTTGACAATCCTCATCATCCTGATCCTGCCTCTATCCATCTGGATATCTTCACAGATAACAAAACCGCTCGAAGAGCTGCAAAGTGACTTTGCCAAGGCAGCCAGTGGCGATTTTTCCGTTCGGATGAAGCAGCACTCCCGTGACGAGATCGGCCTGCTTGCCGGTTATTTCAACTGGTTCATGCAAAAGCTGACCGAATACAGTGATGATCTGCGCACCGAGATTGCCGTTCGCAAGGAAGCGGAACGCAAGCTCATCGCCATGGATGAAAACAAGACCCTGTTCCTGGCATCGGCCTCGCACGAACTGCGGACTCCGCTCACATCCATCATCGGGTTCCTCAAGCTCATGGATCGGAACTTCAATGTCCGTTTTCGCCCTCGCCTCGAAGAGCATGTCGAAACAAGGGAAAAATCCGTGCAGTTTGCCGAGAATCTGGAGGTTGTCAGAAACGAAGCGGATCGTCTGGGCGTGCTCGTCAATGACCTGCTGGATCTCAGCAAGATCGAATCCGGTCGGATGGAGTGGCGTGACAGTCACGAGGATGTAAGGGATATTCTCGATCGCGCCGCACGATCGGTGGTCATCTATACGGAGCAGAACAGGGACGTTGAGTTCATATTGGAACGGCCTACGTCAGAAGCCTTTGTACGGGTAGATGCCGACCGTATTCATCAGGTGCTGATCAACTTGTTGAACAATGCATTCAAGTATACGCATGAAGGAACGGTCACCCTTCGCGGCCAAGTGACAGCCGATGCCATACAGTTTTCGGTCTGTGATACGGGACGGGGCATCCCCGAGGCGGATCAGGACAGGATCTTCGATGTCTTCTATCAGGTGGACGACGTGAATCAGCGGTCAAGCCAGATATTCGGGACCGGACTTGGTTTGGCTATCAGTCGGAACATTGTTCAGCATTACAACGGCTCACTGAGTGTTACATCCACTCCCGGCAAGGGAAGTTGCTTTCGCTTTTCCTTACAGCGTGTGTACTGA
- a CDS encoding O-antigen ligase family protein, with protein sequence MSLKAFDPVLPQSHVDPRPTSKMGGFLLFCLVFLFVGRAHEALGGPIRFNLLFTAATLLFCVKDFLSNPLMYFKESTVLRRITYFTLWAIAMIPFSRWPGGSVETAIGFLKVYTFVLLTAVLLTRYRLTAVGVFAHVVSLLVVLFFSAITESASVRVYTITKSYDPNEMALIAVMILPILFFAIKNAKFIWKAAFTGGVAVCVVAIALSGSRGGMLGLFMVGAYVLFVSSISMLKKVLIVIMSVLVFIVAVPQENLTRLVNTLDIENDYNVSGKQGRLVVWAADLEKIIKNPIAGVGLGQSTTLTEEEMDEGVWMEAHNSYIEMALETGIPGFCFLFSVMLVSWRRLRELRRTLDKKDPRLPLVHGLEAGLWGYFVCITFLSVAFYALSLFFFVMIEAVYRDIKGQHLRPVAEEEPTQMEPEPEQKKKKRRYKLKQGSSYDPRT encoded by the coding sequence TTGAGTTTAAAAGCATTTGATCCCGTGCTCCCCCAGTCCCATGTGGACCCTCGACCTACCAGTAAAATGGGGGGATTCCTTCTCTTCTGCCTGGTGTTCCTGTTTGTCGGGCGTGCGCACGAAGCTCTTGGCGGTCCTATCCGCTTCAATCTTTTGTTCACGGCCGCTACGCTGTTGTTCTGCGTAAAGGATTTTCTGAGCAATCCGCTGATGTATTTCAAGGAATCCACAGTGCTGCGGCGCATCACATATTTCACCCTGTGGGCCATTGCCATGATTCCTTTCAGTCGATGGCCGGGCGGTTCCGTGGAGACTGCCATCGGGTTCCTCAAGGTCTATACTTTTGTACTGCTGACCGCAGTCCTGCTCACCCGGTATCGGTTGACGGCTGTTGGCGTCTTTGCCCATGTGGTGAGCCTGCTGGTCGTTCTGTTCTTTTCCGCTATCACCGAATCCGCGTCGGTTCGCGTGTATACGATCACGAAATCCTATGACCCCAACGAGATGGCCCTGATCGCCGTCATGATTCTGCCGATTCTGTTTTTCGCCATCAAAAACGCCAAGTTCATTTGGAAAGCCGCGTTCACGGGGGGCGTTGCCGTATGCGTCGTGGCTATTGCCCTGTCCGGTTCCCGCGGCGGTATGCTGGGCCTGTTCATGGTTGGTGCATACGTCCTGTTCGTTTCTTCCATCAGCATGCTCAAGAAAGTGCTCATCGTCATCATGTCGGTGCTGGTCTTTATCGTGGCCGTACCGCAGGAGAACCTGACAAGACTGGTGAACACCCTGGATATCGAGAATGACTACAATGTCTCCGGAAAGCAGGGACGTCTTGTGGTCTGGGCCGCAGATCTGGAAAAGATCATCAAGAATCCTATTGCGGGCGTTGGTCTTGGGCAGAGCACAACCTTGACCGAAGAGGAAATGGACGAGGGCGTCTGGATGGAGGCGCACAATTCCTACATCGAAATGGCCCTTGAGACCGGTATCCCGGGCTTTTGTTTCCTGTTCTCCGTGATGCTCGTCAGTTGGCGACGACTTCGGGAATTGCGACGAACATTGGACAAGAAAGACCCGAGGCTACCCCTTGTCCATGGTCTGGAGGCCGGGTTGTGGGGATATTTCGTCTGCATCACGTTCCTTTCCGTTGCGTTCTATGCCTTGTCGCTGTTTTTTTTCGTGATGATCGAGGCCGTGTACAGGGATATCAAGGGGCAGCACCTCCGTCCTGTGGCAGAGGAGGAACCAACGCAGATGGAACCGGAGCCGGAGCAGAAAAAGAAAAAACGGCGGTACAAACTCAAGCAGGGCAGTTCATATGACCCAAGAACATAG
- a CDS encoding IS3 family transposase (programmed frameshift), whose protein sequence is MTKSSKRRKHSDKFKAKVALEAIRGVKTLAQLAAEYKVHPNQISTWKRQLLENVDDIFSSGKKAKSQEEITAPLFEEIGRLKMDIKWLEKKLSLPLEVRRQWIKPDREYSIRRQCKLAGISRSGFYYKPVAESDENLALMRLIDEQYLRQPDYGSPRMTDWLRTQGHQVNHKRVERLMQMMGLQAITPGPHTSVPNPEHPVFPYLLKGVAIERKNQVWSADITYIPMQRGFLYLVAVIDWWSRFVLAWELSNSMDSSFCVDALNKALRISTPEVFNTDQGAQFTSREFTGVLQSKGIAISMDGKGRAIDNVFIERLWWTVKYEDIYPRAYCDGIELYHGLTRYFRYYNEERGHSSLDKRTPADVYRGNLNVH, encoded by the exons ATGACAAAGAGCAGCAAAAGACGGAAACATTCGGACAAGTTTAAGGCCAAGGTCGCACTTGAGGCGATTCGTGGCGTGAAGACGCTTGCGCAACTGGCTGCGGAGTACAAAGTGCACCCCAATCAGATTTCCACGTGGAAGCGGCAGCTCCTTGAGAATGTCGATGACATCTTTTCCAGTGGCAAGAAAGCCAAAAGCCAGGAGGAGATAACCGCACCGTTATTTGAGGAGATCGGTCGGCTCAAGATGGACATCAAGTGGCTTGAAAAAAAGTTG AGCCTGCCGCTTGAGGTGCGCCGCCAGTGGATCAAACCAGATCGGGAGTATTCCATCCGGCGGCAATGCAAGTTGGCAGGCATTTCCCGTTCGGGATTTTACTACAAGCCTGTAGCCGAATCCGATGAAAATTTGGCCCTGATGCGTCTGATCGACGAGCAGTACCTGCGTCAGCCTGATTACGGCTCGCCGCGCATGACAGATTGGCTGAGGACACAAGGGCATCAGGTCAACCACAAGCGGGTTGAGCGACTGATGCAGATGATGGGCTTGCAGGCCATTACTCCAGGGCCGCATACGAGTGTCCCCAACCCGGAGCATCCCGTGTTTCCTTATCTGCTGAAAGGAGTTGCCATTGAACGAAAAAATCAAGTCTGGAGCGCTGATATCACCTACATCCCCATGCAGCGCGGCTTTCTGTACCTGGTGGCAGTGATAGACTGGTGGAGCCGCTTCGTGCTGGCTTGGGAGCTATCGAACTCGATGGATAGTTCTTTCTGCGTGGATGCGCTCAACAAGGCTTTGCGCATCTCTACGCCGGAGGTGTTCAACACGGACCAGGGAGCGCAGTTCACGAGTCGTGAATTTACCGGAGTTCTGCAGAGCAAGGGAATTGCAATCAGCATGGACGGCAAAGGTCGCGCAATCGACAACGTCTTCATTGAGCGGCTGTGGTGGACGGTGAAATATGAGGATATTTACCCCAGGGCGTACTGTGATGGGATCGAGCTATACCATGGGCTTACGCGCTATTTTCGGTACTACAACGAGGAGCGCGGTCATTCGTCGTTGGACAAAAGAACTCCCGCTGACGTATACAGGGGCAACTTGAATGTTCATTGA
- a CDS encoding acyltransferase family protein: MQELSTRESVYLNYLKTLMILGVVLAHCGALWAYKPYTSVFTLLPTVFFFVSGAVTFYSFERSAELGSFYKKRLVGLLVPYALLCLIVLAYYMAVNLSLPPFSMTSLLKWVQINPGNASPFSVQHVWFLQTLLLITIIAPLFFVLLRKKVVLLYLLMALMVIVATMQHYVDLGEMMTLGRLHMEKVLTLSIYYVFGALYYTRLQHVGMKLLVPGLLISLAVAAGTLVGLKLDPDLVKHAYSPDLYFLSSGFVAVFLTLIARDFIMKCVEMWEPFRRYVLFASRHVFGIYILHVLPIFAFSYLFEVEGGRVTVMQGLLRFVVAFVATSILTIPFSRISAKIITRIVR; encoded by the coding sequence GTGCAGGAGTTGTCGACACGGGAAAGCGTGTATCTGAATTACTTGAAGACCCTCATGATTCTGGGAGTGGTTCTTGCCCATTGTGGCGCTTTATGGGCCTACAAACCGTACACTTCGGTATTTACACTGTTACCGACAGTGTTCTTTTTTGTTTCGGGCGCGGTCACCTTTTACAGTTTCGAGCGGTCCGCTGAGCTGGGCTCATTCTATAAAAAACGCCTTGTCGGACTCCTTGTTCCTTATGCGCTTCTGTGCCTCATCGTGCTGGCGTATTATATGGCCGTCAATCTCAGCCTGCCGCCGTTTTCGATGACCTCGTTGTTGAAATGGGTACAGATCAATCCTGGCAACGCTTCGCCTTTTTCCGTCCAGCACGTGTGGTTCCTGCAGACGCTGCTGTTGATCACGATCATTGCCCCCTTGTTTTTTGTCCTGCTGCGTAAAAAAGTTGTACTGTTGTACCTGCTGATGGCGCTCATGGTCATTGTCGCTACCATGCAACACTATGTCGATCTTGGAGAAATGATGACTTTGGGACGACTTCACATGGAAAAGGTGCTGACCTTGAGCATCTATTACGTCTTCGGTGCCCTGTACTATACCCGGTTGCAGCATGTAGGGATGAAGTTGCTCGTTCCCGGGCTGCTGATCTCTTTGGCTGTGGCTGCCGGAACGCTGGTAGGGCTGAAACTTGACCCGGATCTGGTCAAGCACGCCTACAGTCCAGACCTGTATTTCCTGTCCAGCGGATTCGTCGCAGTCTTCCTTACCCTGATAGCTCGTGATTTCATCATGAAATGCGTGGAAATGTGGGAACCCTTTCGCCGATACGTGTTGTTTGCCAGCCGTCATGTGTTCGGTATCTACATCCTGCATGTCTTACCCATCTTTGCCTTTTCCTACCTGTTCGAGGTCGAAGGCGGACGGGTAACCGTGATGCAGGGCCTGCTGCGTTTTGTGGTGGCATTTGTCGCGACATCGATTCTGACCATCCCGTTCAGCAGGATATCAGCGAAGATCATCACCAGGATTGTGCGTTGA
- a CDS encoding cache domain-containing protein: MQNIRIRNRLFITYSLIFMLSFAVTGAFIFYQVRTIVRDNIQSELTRTTETIRNMVLNSADVAIRNYMRAVAEKNLDVARHLHRQVQRGFLSEAEAKKQATDVFLSQKLGSAGRVYCLNSNGIMVVHHKRSLLDVDLSGLPFVQEQIQSKSGFMTYDWREPLEKVSRPKAIYMTYFEPWDWIISVSTYRDEFTDLVNISDFKQRILNLGYGESGYPFALSPEIRTTG; the protein is encoded by the coding sequence TTGCAAAATATACGCATCAGGAACCGTCTGTTCATCACGTACTCCCTGATCTTCATGCTCTCCTTTGCAGTGACCGGAGCGTTCATCTTCTATCAGGTGCGAACCATTGTACGCGACAATATCCAAAGTGAGCTGACTCGTACGACCGAGACTATTCGGAACATGGTTTTGAACAGCGCCGATGTCGCCATCAGAAACTACATGCGAGCGGTTGCGGAAAAGAATCTTGATGTCGCCCGTCATCTGCATCGTCAGGTTCAGCGCGGTTTTTTGTCTGAGGCGGAGGCCAAAAAACAGGCGACAGATGTGTTCCTGAGTCAGAAGCTTGGAAGTGCGGGGCGTGTTTACTGTTTGAACAGCAATGGCATCATGGTTGTGCACCACAAGCGCAGCCTGCTCGATGTAGATCTGTCGGGGTTACCGTTCGTACAGGAGCAGATACAGAGCAAATCCGGGTTCATGACGTATGATTGGCGTGAGCCGCTCGAAAAAGTCAGTCGTCCGAAAGCCATTTACATGACGTATTTCGAGCCGTGGGACTGGATCATTTCCGTATCAACCTACCGCGATGAATTTACTGATCTCGTCAATATTTCAGACTTCAAGCAGCGCATTCTCAATCTTGGTTACGGGGAATCGGGATACCCCTTTGCGCTTTCCCCCGAAATTCGGACCACCGGTTAA
- a CDS encoding acyltransferase family protein, producing MTQEHSAVDAGARTIVSATLLRWLACSMIFSHHYLKSIGQISNYGLSPIIAIGIFCLLAGAFSQSRINDTVGWLRKKIFRILVPAWIIGIPMLVLNMVVQAKPKGFFSVVMELIGLQFFVTPLFEATWFVTLILGLYLAVFLSGLAKTGRLAILALLCLMLYLVMNTWGTLEYLLGGKLAFWIIAFFMGYMLSNQTKNGLRAVDRWLNSRLAHRSYPAIPPIPDVTYYFYLVHPPVLYLLSRAAHFSPETCFFWGVFVSMTASFVVEKVDVSIQSRVSR from the coding sequence ATGACCCAAGAACATAGTGCCGTCGATGCTGGTGCGCGGACCATCGTTTCTGCCACCCTGTTGCGGTGGCTGGCATGCAGCATGATCTTTTCCCATCACTACCTCAAAAGCATTGGGCAGATATCCAATTACGGCCTTTCGCCCATCATAGCCATCGGCATATTCTGTCTTCTGGCCGGAGCATTCTCGCAGTCCCGCATCAATGACACGGTTGGCTGGCTGCGCAAGAAAATCTTCCGCATCCTCGTCCCGGCATGGATTATCGGCATTCCCATGCTGGTGCTGAATATGGTGGTTCAGGCCAAGCCCAAGGGATTTTTTTCGGTGGTCATGGAACTGATCGGGCTCCAGTTTTTCGTTACCCCGTTATTTGAGGCAACGTGGTTCGTGACCCTCATTTTGGGGCTGTACCTGGCGGTCTTCCTGTCCGGGCTGGCGAAAACAGGGCGGTTGGCTATACTCGCGCTGCTTTGCCTGATGCTCTATCTTGTCATGAATACATGGGGGACGCTGGAGTATCTTCTGGGCGGCAAACTGGCTTTTTGGATCATCGCCTTTTTTATGGGATACATGCTGTCCAATCAGACAAAGAACGGCCTGCGGGCTGTTGACCGTTGGCTGAACAGCCGATTGGCGCACCGTTCCTATCCCGCCATCCCACCGATTCCCGATGTGACATATTATTTCTACCTCGTTCACCCGCCGGTCCTCTACCTTCTCAGCAGAGCTGCGCATTTCAGCCCCGAAACATGCTTCTTCTGGGGCGTGTTCGTTAGCATGACGGCATCATTTGTGGTAGAGAAGGTGGATGTTTCGATTCAATCCCGTGTGTCGCGGTAA